One stretch of Chitinophaga pendula DNA includes these proteins:
- a CDS encoding Pls/PosA family non-ribosomal peptide synthetase, which translates to MAQTLGMIKDSILTGAHHPEFIREETIADIFRQAAALYEDKTALIFGDQSLSYRQLDAWSDHIAAFIASKGIRPDAPVGVWHTRGLSLHAVILGIVKSGATYVPLDREMPEERVQVVLQEVGAVACFSDGAPQVSCPVFTVPERRDSYPSLPVPAGPGPDDRAYVLYTSGSTGKPKGIPIKQRHICHLIRSEQEVLGVRADDIVYQGFSVSFDMWCEETWISLSAGATLWVADAISAKSIDEISDILRRQRVTILHAVPSLLAIMDDNIPTLRIINAGGEACTTAVLNRWSKPGQNIFYNSYGPTETTVTATMAPLHPGDAISIGHPLPNYNLAVVDEQFNIVPCGQQGQLIISGPGVCDGYINRPELTREKFLDKPAGLAQLPGDRIYLSGDAVIMQEDGSIDFRGRLDDQVKVRGYRIELGEIEVKLHALPEVAAAAVAVKKDSAMQDQLVGYVTLKAGSSIPEHDMRAALTKVLPPYMIPLVIVTLDQMPRLSSGKIDRKSLPVPDALLQVREQAPVKVNPDDPLAVKVMAGLEYVFPERDITPESDFFTDLGGHSLLAATFSSWLRNEAGISYASLKDIYTHRPIKNLIEAWEQTAQKGVREQTMFHKVPRLRYFLCGVMQALSLLVIYGLFAIQIFIPYLGYYYVIAETESLTAARGWALLVAIGMFCVIPPFFSFFSIICKWLILGKAKEGDYPLWGSYYFRYWLVTNIMRLVPSQFLNGTPLYPFYLRMLGAKIAPDAQLSSLTIGAHDLVEIGTDASLSSQVVLNNMTVENGLMKLRKIRIGAHAYIGGSAVLAGGSTVGDWGELQDLSYLPADQTIQPYEVWKGSPAEKIAQKGPGDIPAPLSVGLFKRKSYGLLYSLLLIIFPVIILLPLLPVIEILNYLDTNASDYDFSYFIHVPLVTIVYVLTYLFETVLLSRLLLWGIKPGVYPVYSAAYIRKWLSDQLISVSLIVLHPIYATIYVSGFFKLLGAKIGKNTEISTASNVTHTMLEIGTESFIADAVSLGEEDIRGQRLILEKTVIGNKSFVGNSALIPQGYQLGDNMLIGVLSVPPTAAQLAEVKGGDWFGSPAISLPARQNSGEYPASLTTRPSWGRKLARGIIEALRIILPQTIIICCSALFIAYCHDLIKDRKFLQIAAQLPKFPLYYLYYMGMPAFLITVVLKWIVAGRYKKEQQPMWTHKVWRSEAITTTYEALAVPFLLEYMKGTPFLPSLLRLLGVKTGERVWLNTTDITEHDMVTIGDDTALNEDCGPQTHLFEDRVMKVGSVVIGSRCSIGARTIILYDSTIGDDVHVEPLSLVMKGENLVTGSSWTGSPVRPL; encoded by the coding sequence ATGGCACAAACCCTTGGGATGATTAAGGACAGCATTTTAACAGGCGCACACCATCCTGAATTTATCAGAGAAGAGACTATCGCAGACATCTTCAGACAAGCCGCCGCCCTATACGAGGATAAAACCGCTCTTATTTTTGGTGATCAGTCATTAAGTTACCGGCAGCTGGATGCGTGGAGTGATCATATTGCTGCATTTATTGCTTCGAAGGGCATTCGACCTGATGCGCCGGTGGGGGTATGGCATACGCGCGGGCTATCGTTGCATGCGGTGATACTCGGCATTGTAAAGTCGGGTGCTACTTATGTGCCATTGGACCGGGAGATGCCGGAAGAGCGGGTACAGGTGGTATTGCAGGAAGTGGGCGCTGTGGCTTGTTTTAGTGACGGGGCGCCGCAGGTATCCTGTCCGGTGTTTACGGTACCGGAGCGGCGGGACAGTTATCCATCTCTGCCGGTGCCGGCGGGGCCGGGGCCTGATGACCGGGCTTATGTGCTTTATACTTCGGGGAGTACTGGTAAGCCCAAGGGTATTCCGATCAAACAACGTCATATCTGTCATCTTATCCGATCTGAGCAGGAGGTATTGGGTGTTCGTGCGGATGATATTGTATACCAGGGGTTTTCTGTTTCTTTTGATATGTGGTGTGAGGAGACGTGGATCAGTCTTTCTGCCGGTGCTACGCTGTGGGTGGCCGATGCGATCTCGGCCAAGTCGATTGATGAGATCAGCGATATACTCCGCAGGCAGCGGGTGACCATCTTACACGCGGTTCCCAGCCTGCTGGCGATTATGGATGACAATATCCCTACGTTGCGTATCATCAATGCCGGAGGTGAGGCTTGTACTACGGCAGTATTGAACCGATGGAGCAAGCCCGGGCAGAATATCTTCTATAACAGCTACGGGCCGACGGAGACTACGGTTACGGCTACGATGGCGCCATTGCATCCCGGCGATGCTATCAGTATCGGTCATCCGCTGCCTAATTATAACCTGGCGGTGGTAGATGAACAATTTAATATCGTGCCCTGTGGTCAACAGGGGCAGCTTATCATATCTGGTCCCGGCGTTTGTGACGGATATATCAACCGGCCGGAGCTGACCCGGGAGAAGTTCCTGGATAAGCCGGCGGGCCTGGCACAGTTGCCTGGTGACCGTATCTATCTGAGTGGGGATGCGGTGATCATGCAGGAAGACGGGTCAATAGATTTCCGTGGCCGGCTGGATGACCAGGTTAAGGTGCGGGGTTACCGGATCGAGCTGGGCGAGATCGAAGTAAAGCTGCATGCATTACCGGAGGTGGCGGCGGCGGCTGTGGCTGTCAAAAAAGACAGTGCCATGCAGGATCAGTTGGTGGGTTATGTAACGTTGAAGGCGGGGAGCAGCATCCCCGAGCATGATATGCGGGCGGCGCTCACCAAGGTGCTGCCACCTTATATGATACCGCTGGTGATAGTGACGCTGGACCAGATGCCCCGTCTTTCGAGCGGTAAGATAGACCGAAAGTCATTGCCGGTACCGGACGCGCTTTTGCAGGTGCGGGAGCAGGCACCTGTAAAGGTAAATCCTGATGACCCGTTGGCGGTGAAGGTCATGGCCGGGTTGGAGTATGTATTCCCGGAGCGGGATATTACACCGGAGTCGGACTTTTTCACTGACCTGGGCGGTCACTCTTTGCTGGCGGCTACGTTTTCTTCCTGGCTGAGGAATGAGGCCGGCATTTCTTATGCTTCTCTAAAAGATATTTATACGCACCGTCCTATTAAAAACCTGATCGAAGCCTGGGAGCAGACGGCGCAGAAGGGAGTCAGGGAGCAGACGATGTTCCACAAGGTGCCACGGTTACGTTATTTCCTTTGCGGAGTTATGCAGGCGCTGTCGCTGTTAGTGATATATGGTCTGTTTGCCATCCAGATATTCATTCCTTACCTCGGTTATTATTATGTGATCGCGGAAACAGAATCTCTGACGGCAGCCAGGGGCTGGGCGCTGCTGGTAGCGATAGGTATGTTTTGTGTGATCCCGCCCTTCTTTTCTTTCTTCAGTATTATCTGCAAATGGCTGATCCTCGGGAAGGCCAAGGAAGGTGATTATCCGTTGTGGGGTAGTTATTATTTCCGTTACTGGCTGGTCACCAATATCATGCGACTGGTGCCATCGCAGTTTCTGAACGGAACGCCGCTTTATCCTTTCTATTTGCGGATGCTAGGTGCGAAGATTGCGCCGGATGCACAACTCAGTTCGCTGACCATCGGTGCGCATGACCTGGTGGAAATAGGTACGGATGCGAGCCTCAGTTCGCAGGTGGTGCTGAATAATATGACGGTGGAAAATGGACTGATGAAACTCCGGAAGATAAGGATTGGCGCCCATGCCTATATTGGTGGTAGTGCCGTACTGGCCGGAGGTAGTACTGTCGGGGATTGGGGTGAGCTGCAGGACCTGAGTTACCTACCTGCTGATCAAACGATCCAGCCTTATGAGGTATGGAAAGGCAGTCCCGCGGAAAAGATCGCACAGAAGGGTCCCGGAGATATCCCAGCACCATTGTCGGTAGGGCTTTTCAAGCGGAAGTCTTACGGGTTATTATATTCATTGCTGCTGATCATTTTCCCTGTCATCATCCTGCTGCCACTGCTGCCGGTGATAGAAATACTCAATTACCTCGATACGAATGCCAGCGATTACGATTTCAGCTATTTTATTCACGTGCCACTGGTGACGATCGTATATGTATTGACGTACCTGTTTGAGACGGTCTTATTATCCCGGCTGTTGTTATGGGGTATAAAACCCGGCGTATACCCGGTATATAGTGCGGCCTATATCAGGAAGTGGTTGTCTGACCAGCTGATATCGGTGTCTCTGATCGTGTTGCATCCCATTTATGCGACGATATATGTATCGGGGTTCTTCAAGCTGCTCGGCGCCAAGATTGGCAAGAACACAGAGATCTCTACTGCCAGTAACGTTACGCATACGATGCTGGAGATAGGTACGGAGTCGTTTATCGCGGATGCTGTTTCTTTAGGGGAAGAAGATATACGCGGACAGCGGCTGATACTGGAGAAGACGGTGATCGGCAATAAAAGTTTCGTCGGTAACAGCGCCCTGATCCCACAGGGCTATCAGCTCGGTGACAATATGCTGATCGGGGTACTTTCTGTGCCACCGACGGCAGCGCAGCTAGCCGAGGTGAAGGGAGGGGACTGGTTCGGTTCGCCTGCGATATCCTTGCCAGCCCGGCAGAACAGCGGGGAGTATCCGGCATCGCTGACTACGCGTCCCTCCTGGGGTCGGAAGCTGGCCCGAGGCATCATTGAGGCGCTTCGTATCATCCTTCCGCAGACTATTATTATCTGCTGCAGTGCTTTATTTATTGCCTATTGTCATGACCTGATCAAAGACCGTAAGTTCTTGCAGATAGCGGCGCAGTTGCCTAAATTCCCCCTTTACTACCTTTATTATATGGGCATGCCTGCTTTCCTGATTACGGTGGTACTTAAATGGATAGTAGCCGGCCGTTATAAGAAGGAGCAGCAGCCTATGTGGACGCATAAAGTATGGCGGAGTGAGGCGATCACTACCACTTATGAAGCGCTGGCGGTGCCTTTCCTGCTGGAATATATGAAGGGCACTCCTTTCTTACCCTCTTTGCTCCGGTTGTTGGGGGTAAAGACTGGCGAGCGGGTATGGCTTAATACGACAGATATTACGGAACACGATATGGTGACCATCGGAGATGATACGGCGTTGAATGAAGACTGCGGCCCTCAGACGCACCTGTTTGAGGACCGGGTGATGAAAGTGGGTTCGGTGGTGATCGGCAGCCGCTGCAGTATCGGCGCCCGTACGATCATTCTTTACGATTCTACCATTGGCGATGATGTACATGTGGAGCCTTTATCCCTGGTGATGAAAGGTGAAAACCTGGTAACCGGCAGCTCCTGGACGGGAAGCCCTGTCAGGCCTCTTTGA
- a CDS encoding heme-binding domain-containing protein, producing the protein MKESNRTLNKKIYLLAGLLAIVALAIQGFAPRITHPPITSAFQAPDSVTQILKRACYDCHSNETRLKWYDQVAPFSWLVNEHIQKGRSRFNFSSWDSLSAADQQVKLWEMVNMAEQGKMPLPSYAAIHPEAKVSAQDIGVLKAYVRSLATPILTDSSKRQAVQAERDDYKKRQDTAKTLPTSLNGIKYIPDFQQWQVLVTTSRFDNNTTRVVYGNDIAVKAIRENHLNPWPEGSTIVKVVWNNLEDGKGDVRPGTFNNVQIMIKDNKRFPETKGWGFARFNGVHLTNYGKTAQLGNDCFTCHKIAKDYGYVFDIPVTKASQR; encoded by the coding sequence ATGAAAGAATCCAACCGTACCCTCAACAAAAAGATATACCTGTTAGCCGGATTGCTGGCGATAGTGGCGTTGGCTATACAGGGTTTCGCCCCCCGCATCACTCACCCACCTATCACCAGCGCTTTTCAGGCGCCGGACTCGGTGACACAAATACTTAAAAGAGCCTGTTACGACTGTCACTCCAACGAGACGCGGCTAAAGTGGTATGACCAGGTAGCTCCTTTCTCCTGGTTAGTGAACGAACATATTCAAAAAGGCAGGTCCCGTTTCAATTTCTCGTCATGGGATAGTCTGTCTGCTGCGGACCAGCAGGTAAAACTATGGGAGATGGTCAATATGGCGGAGCAAGGTAAAATGCCGCTGCCCTCCTATGCGGCCATACATCCGGAGGCTAAGGTGTCTGCACAGGATATCGGCGTGTTGAAAGCGTATGTGCGTTCGCTGGCGACACCTATACTTACGGACTCCAGCAAGCGGCAGGCCGTGCAGGCGGAGCGGGACGACTACAAAAAGCGCCAGGATACGGCCAAGACCTTACCTACCTCGCTCAACGGCATCAAATATATCCCCGACTTTCAGCAATGGCAGGTACTGGTGACCACCAGCCGATTTGATAATAACACGACCCGTGTCGTATATGGTAATGACATTGCCGTAAAGGCTATCCGGGAAAATCATCTTAACCCATGGCCGGAGGGCAGCACCATCGTCAAAGTGGTCTGGAATAACCTGGAAGACGGTAAAGGCGATGTACGCCCCGGTACCTTCAATAACGTGCAGATCATGATCAAAGACAACAAGCGGTTCCCGGAAACTAAAGGCTGGGGATTTGCCAGGTTCAACGGGGTTCATCTCACCAATTATGGTAAAACCGCTCAGTTGGGTAATGACTGCTTTACCTGTCATAAGATTGCGAAAGATTATGGTTATGTATTTGACATCCCGGTAACCAAGGCATCACAACGATAA
- a CDS encoding sensor histidine kinase, translating into MKNINFRISPIIIWVSSIFLGLLASVPHIAEHRFNTLDALVNSTITCLFSLFVWYYNIYTLPRNSSRKSPGGFSYTKLITSLVIGIFVMFGLAIAQQYILSHLHFGAVMLMVEVRGILINLVFYLLIHLLFQNYKNQQVSLELERTKANNLGAQYELLKQQINPHFLFNSLNTLKAMVETSDKNTVEFILKLADFYRFTLESRKLDLIQVSNEMEIVDAYLFLLKERFEDGFICTNTISPAHLNTLIPPFTLQLLIENCIKHNIVSLERPLHIHLYSEEDAIVIENPVQLKRIEEETSLGVGLKNINLRYVHLLDKQIEIISTKETFKVKLPVIHEYYHH; encoded by the coding sequence ATGAAAAACATTAATTTCAGGATCTCTCCTATTATCATATGGGTTAGTTCTATTTTCCTGGGTCTGCTGGCTTCAGTACCCCATATTGCGGAACACCGCTTTAACACGCTCGATGCATTAGTGAATTCGACCATCACGTGCCTATTTTCGTTGTTTGTATGGTATTATAATATCTATACCCTTCCGCGCAACAGTTCCCGGAAAAGTCCCGGAGGCTTTTCTTATACCAAACTTATCACCAGCCTGGTGATCGGTATCTTCGTCATGTTTGGCCTGGCGATCGCGCAGCAATATATATTGTCGCATCTCCACTTTGGCGCTGTAATGCTGATGGTAGAGGTAAGAGGTATCCTGATCAACCTGGTATTCTATTTACTGATACACCTGCTGTTCCAGAACTATAAGAATCAACAGGTGAGCCTGGAGCTGGAACGGACGAAAGCTAATAATCTCGGGGCTCAGTATGAGTTACTGAAGCAGCAGATCAACCCGCATTTTCTTTTTAACAGCCTCAATACACTGAAGGCCATGGTGGAGACCAGCGATAAAAACACGGTGGAGTTCATCCTCAAGCTGGCGGATTTTTACCGTTTTACGCTGGAAAGCCGTAAGCTGGACCTTATACAGGTATCCAATGAAATGGAGATCGTAGATGCTTATCTTTTCCTGTTGAAAGAAAGGTTTGAAGACGGATTTATCTGTACCAATACCATTTCGCCCGCCCATCTTAATACGCTGATCCCTCCATTTACACTACAGCTGCTGATCGAGAATTGTATCAAACACAATATCGTTTCGCTGGAGCGGCCCTTACATATCCATCTGTATTCAGAAGAAGATGCTATTGTGATAGAAAACCCGGTGCAGCTGAAGAGGATAGAAGAGGAGACGTCATTGGGAGTGGGCTTAAAAAACATCAATCTGCGGTATGTTCACCTGCTGGATAAACAGATAGAAATCATCAGTACTAAAGAAACATTCAAAGTAAAATTGCCTGTCATTCATGAATATTATCATCATTGA
- a CDS encoding LytR/AlgR family response regulator transcription factor, with protein sequence MNIIIIEDEIKTARSLENHITAIKPEANIIAKLQSIERSVLFFSENPHPDLVFMDIQLSDGLCFEILKSVKITCPIIFCTAFDEYSLEAFKSNGIDYVLKPFSKDDIAAALKKVDEFKSFFQQDSGPDLNNLLSKIIPPAATKKNFLVFKNQKYVNVPTDTIAFFYIKFEATIIRCFDQQEYSINQSLDQVASMLSPEQFFRLNRQFLINFNAVKEVEHYFQRKLLVQLTIPTPEKLLINKEKVHTFLNWLENR encoded by the coding sequence ATGAATATTATCATCATTGAGGATGAAATAAAAACGGCCCGTTCGCTTGAAAATCATATCACTGCTATCAAGCCGGAAGCTAATATCATTGCGAAGTTGCAAAGTATAGAGCGTTCTGTTTTGTTCTTCTCTGAAAATCCGCATCCTGACCTGGTATTTATGGATATCCAGCTTTCTGACGGACTCTGTTTCGAGATCCTGAAGTCGGTGAAGATCACTTGTCCGATCATTTTCTGTACTGCTTTTGACGAGTATTCGCTGGAAGCATTCAAATCGAATGGGATTGACTACGTACTCAAGCCATTTTCGAAAGACGATATTGCTGCAGCGCTGAAAAAGGTGGATGAGTTCAAGAGTTTTTTCCAGCAGGATTCGGGTCCCGATCTGAATAACCTGCTGTCTAAGATCATACCGCCGGCGGCGACTAAAAAGAACTTTCTGGTATTCAAAAATCAGAAGTACGTGAACGTACCTACGGATACTATTGCATTCTTTTACATCAAATTTGAGGCTACCATTATCAGATGTTTTGACCAGCAGGAATATTCCATTAACCAGTCATTAGACCAGGTGGCCAGCATGTTGTCGCCGGAGCAGTTTTTCCGGTTGAACAGGCAGTTCCTGATCAATTTTAATGCGGTAAAAGAGGTAGAACACTATTTTCAGCGTAAGCTGTTGGTACAGCTGACCATTCCCACACCGGAGAAGCTGCTGATCAATAAGGAGAAGGTACATACTTTCCTGAATTGGTTGGAGAACCGCTAG
- a CDS encoding DUF2911 domain-containing protein, whose product MHTVNTTISRYFSADRLSNIFSGKGICTLAMVSLMGISQQSYAQVPGLPNSSPSQTITQELGLGKVEVAYSRPSVNGRKVFGDLVPYDAVWRTGANTATKITFSGDVTIAGNKIPAGTYSLFSIPGKNEWTIILNKAVNVWGAFTYKQAEDLLRFKVKAASLKEKQETFTILFDNATTQAVDLRLLWEHTTVPVHITVNDDDRIMATIEELMQAPSISNLAYFNAIQYYYLHEKDTEKALQWISKAKKDFPKNASYQLFEARFLLRKGDKEGVQQAVQEGIKVATENDGADRIPLLKAVLKQASH is encoded by the coding sequence ATGCATACAGTAAACACCACGATCTCCCGTTATTTCTCTGCCGACCGCCTGAGTAATATCTTCTCCGGTAAAGGTATCTGTACCCTGGCAATGGTATCCCTGATGGGCATCAGCCAGCAAAGCTATGCGCAGGTACCCGGACTACCCAACAGCAGCCCCAGCCAGACGATTACCCAGGAATTGGGACTAGGTAAAGTAGAAGTAGCCTACTCCCGGCCAAGTGTAAATGGCAGGAAGGTATTTGGCGATCTCGTTCCTTACGATGCAGTATGGAGGACCGGTGCTAATACCGCTACCAAAATCACCTTCTCGGGGGATGTGACGATAGCGGGCAATAAGATCCCGGCAGGTACTTACTCGCTATTCAGCATTCCAGGTAAAAACGAGTGGACGATCATCCTGAATAAAGCGGTTAATGTCTGGGGAGCATTTACCTACAAGCAGGCAGAGGATCTGCTACGCTTCAAAGTGAAAGCAGCGTCCCTGAAAGAAAAACAGGAGACATTCACCATATTGTTTGACAATGCTACTACGCAGGCCGTAGACCTGCGCCTGTTGTGGGAACATACCACCGTGCCGGTACATATCACCGTTAATGATGACGACCGTATCATGGCTACGATAGAAGAACTGATGCAGGCTCCCAGTATTTCCAACCTGGCATACTTCAATGCCATACAGTACTACTACCTGCATGAAAAGGATACAGAAAAAGCACTGCAATGGATCAGCAAAGCCAAAAAAGACTTCCCGAAGAATGCTTCCTACCAGTTATTTGAAGCCCGTTTTCTGTTGAGAAAAGGCGACAAAGAAGGTGTGCAGCAAGCGGTGCAGGAAGGGATTAAGGTTGCTACGGAAAATGATGGCGCGGACCGGATCCCTCTGCTTAAAGCAGTACTTAAACAAGCCTCCCATTAA
- a CDS encoding protein-disulfide reductase DsbD N-terminal domain-containing protein, with the protein MKKLLICSLILLAALSASSQILKPVKWSYAARKTSATTATLYFKATIEKGWHIYSSQVAAGGPIKTSFTLTPSAAFELAGGIAEPTPLKKFEEAFNMPVTYFEKSVVFEQRLSLKVPTTIIQGSLEYMVCSDRQCLPPETVKFSIPIK; encoded by the coding sequence ATGAAAAAGTTACTTATCTGTTCTCTGATCCTGCTGGCAGCCTTATCTGCCAGCAGCCAGATACTCAAGCCGGTCAAGTGGAGTTATGCAGCCCGAAAGACCAGTGCTACTACGGCAACCTTGTATTTCAAAGCCACCATTGAAAAAGGATGGCACATATATTCCAGTCAGGTAGCAGCAGGCGGACCTATCAAAACATCTTTTACCCTTACCCCTTCTGCCGCATTTGAGCTGGCGGGGGGCATCGCCGAGCCTACGCCACTTAAAAAGTTTGAAGAAGCCTTCAATATGCCGGTCACCTACTTTGAGAAAAGTGTTGTATTTGAGCAGCGGTTATCACTGAAGGTACCTACCACCATTATACAAGGGTCGCTTGAATATATGGTTTGTAGCGACCGCCAATGTTTACCACCGGAGACCGTGAAGTTCTCTATTCCTATTAAATGA